From the Pseudoalteromonas tunicata genome, one window contains:
- a CDS encoding GNAT family N-acetyltransferase, which translates to MKPLSHRHGSALMAILSHPLVCKYNDIPTFNDLADFRAYLQNDLALWYQQEGGRWCIEYNKTIIGSCGVYNYNNQLKQAEIGFELHPDYWHLGFMNEALVAVLDYYRSQAAIPLVTNIIARCDSENIASLTLLEKFKFTKIDNEEITYNLKL; encoded by the coding sequence ATTAAGCCGCTTAGCCATCGCCATGGCAGTGCATTAATGGCCATATTATCACACCCATTAGTTTGCAAATACAATGACATTCCAACCTTCAATGATTTAGCTGATTTTCGCGCGTATTTACAAAATGATTTAGCGCTTTGGTATCAACAAGAGGGGGGGCGTTGGTGTATTGAATATAACAAAACCATTATAGGCTCTTGTGGTGTGTATAATTACAATAATCAACTGAAACAAGCCGAGATTGGATTTGAATTACATCCTGACTATTGGCACTTAGGTTTTATGAATGAGGCGCTTGTAGCAGTGCTTGATTATTATCGTTCACAAGCTGCAATTCCTCTTGTTACAAATATAATTGCCCGTTGTGACAGTGAGAATATTGCAAGTCTGACCTTATTAGAAAAATTTAAATTTACAAAAATAGACAATGAAGAAATAACATACAACCTTAAATTGTAA
- the bioB gene encoding biotin synthase BioB: MQHAIVRHDWTLSQVKELFEQPFNDLLFQAASVHRQNFKPNEVQISTLLSIKTGACPEDCKYCPQSGHYKTDLERERLMEVEKVIEQAKLAKDKGATRFCMGAAWSDPKDRDMPYIEQMVKGVKELGLETCMTLGMLDNHKAHALKSAGLDYYNHNLDTSAEYYEQIITTRTYQDRLDTIDHVRDAGMKVCSGGIVGMGEEAKDRFGLLMSLANLPQQPESVPINMLVKVKGTPLENVDDLDHFEFIRTIAVARIMMPKSYVRLSAGRTAMNEQMQSMCFFAGANSIFYGDKLLTTENPEADADMQLLKKLGMKPETHQDYSDEAYEASLSSAIADKETAGLFYEAR; the protein is encoded by the coding sequence ATGCAACACGCCATCGTCCGTCATGATTGGACACTTAGCCAAGTTAAAGAATTATTCGAACAACCATTCAACGATTTATTATTTCAAGCTGCCTCAGTACACCGCCAAAACTTTAAACCAAATGAAGTGCAAATTTCGACATTGTTGTCGATTAAAACCGGTGCATGCCCTGAAGACTGTAAATATTGCCCGCAATCAGGCCATTACAAGACTGATCTTGAACGTGAGCGTTTAATGGAAGTAGAAAAGGTGATTGAGCAAGCTAAATTAGCTAAAGACAAAGGTGCAACCCGTTTTTGTATGGGCGCTGCATGGTCTGATCCAAAAGATCGTGATATGCCTTATATCGAACAAATGGTGAAAGGGGTCAAAGAGTTAGGCCTTGAAACCTGCATGACGCTTGGCATGCTCGATAATCACAAAGCGCATGCACTTAAAAGTGCAGGCCTTGACTATTATAATCACAACCTTGATACCTCAGCAGAATATTATGAGCAAATCATTACTACGCGTACCTATCAAGACCGTTTAGATACCATTGATCACGTACGTGATGCAGGAATGAAAGTATGTTCTGGTGGTATTGTGGGGATGGGCGAAGAAGCTAAAGATCGTTTTGGTTTATTAATGAGTCTTGCGAATTTACCGCAACAACCAGAAAGTGTGCCAATTAACATGCTAGTTAAAGTAAAAGGTACGCCGCTTGAGAATGTTGATGATCTTGATCATTTTGAGTTTATTCGCACCATTGCTGTTGCGCGTATTATGATGCCAAAAAGTTATGTACGTCTTTCTGCAGGTCGAACTGCAATGAATGAACAGATGCAATCTATGTGTTTCTTTGCTGGTGCAAATTCGATTTTTTACGGTGATAAATTACTCACTACTGAAAATCCTGAAGCAGATGCTGATATGCAATTGCTGAAAAAATTAGGCATGAAGCCAGAAACCCATCAAGATTATTCAGATGAAGCCTATGAAGCGTCGTTATCTTCTGCAATTGCCGATAAAGAAACGGCAGGGCTTTTTTACGAAGCACGCTAA
- a CDS encoding aminotransferase class I/II-fold pyridoxal phosphate-dependent enzyme codes for MAFDYIACALALRKKEALLRERVLITSSTPSTMTVAGREYINFASNDYLGLAATSTLAHSSATLGSKSSALVTGYHASHAELERFLCQTLGYDACLLFTSGFSANSSVLKTLMSAPDSEIFQDKLNHASLIDGGLAAKAAMTRFHHNDMNHLRAKLEKSKANNKLIVSEGVFSMDGDLAPIDALAELAKSHDAWLMIDDAHGFGVLGKNGLGSCFVDGNAIRPELLIITFGKAVGSSGAALLCSTAVKDFMLQFNRDYIYSTSMSPMVAHSTLIAVQSLVAANAAREKLAHNIALFRHLASEAKLALMNSDTAIQPLIIGDADTTLLVSQQLKTAGFWVGAIRPPTVPVNTARLRITLTAAHSDEQIVALVDQLKRTL; via the coding sequence ATGGCTTTTGACTATATTGCGTGTGCTTTGGCTCTGCGAAAAAAAGAGGCGCTCCTTCGCGAGCGCGTTTTAATCACCTCATCGACGCCCAGCACCATGACAGTGGCAGGGCGTGAATATATCAATTTTGCCAGTAATGATTATTTGGGTCTTGCAGCTACTTCAACATTAGCTCATTCATCGGCTACGCTTGGCAGTAAAAGCTCTGCGTTAGTTACGGGCTATCATGCCAGTCATGCTGAACTAGAACGTTTTTTATGCCAAACACTCGGTTATGATGCTTGTTTGCTGTTTACCAGTGGTTTTAGCGCCAATAGTAGTGTACTTAAAACCCTCATGTCAGCACCAGACAGTGAAATCTTTCAAGACAAACTAAATCATGCAAGCTTGATTGACGGTGGCTTAGCTGCCAAAGCCGCCATGACACGCTTTCATCATAATGATATGAATCATTTACGTGCTAAGTTAGAAAAATCAAAAGCGAACAATAAGTTAATTGTCAGTGAAGGGGTGTTTTCGATGGATGGCGACTTAGCGCCTATTGATGCACTGGCAGAACTTGCAAAAAGTCACGATGCTTGGCTGATGATTGATGATGCCCATGGTTTTGGTGTCCTTGGCAAAAATGGCTTAGGAAGTTGTTTTGTTGATGGCAATGCGATTCGACCAGAACTATTGATTATTACTTTTGGTAAGGCGGTGGGATCATCTGGCGCTGCGTTATTATGCTCAACTGCGGTTAAAGATTTTATGCTGCAGTTTAATCGAGATTACATCTACTCAACGTCAATGTCGCCTATGGTTGCGCATTCGACTTTGATTGCAGTGCAAAGTTTGGTTGCTGCTAATGCTGCAAGAGAAAAGCTTGCTCATAATATAGCCTTGTTTCGACACCTAGCTTCTGAGGCTAAACTCGCGTTAATGAATTCTGATACCGCGATTCAACCTTTGATCATTGGGGATGCTGATACCACGCTATTAGTGAGCCAACAACTTAAAACGGCAGGCTTTTGGGTTGGCGCGATACGACCACCTACAGTGCCTGTTAATACCGCTCGCCTTCGCATTACACTGACCGCAGCCCATTCAGATGAGCAAATTGTTGCACTGGTAGATCAATTAAAAAGAACGTTATGA
- a CDS encoding branched-chain amino acid aminotransferase — translation MEIKYQLKSLSQRRSEPFTPEDNIGFGRIRTDHMFLMDYDNGQWLNPRIIPYGPLPISPGAMALHYGQAIFEGAKAFLHSDEEIYTFRLDKNTERLNESAKIMCMPEVPKEMQMQAIEALIDVERLWFPRQTGACLYIRPFLFATEDNISVRSSQNYTFCVMLSPSGAYYPEGNNNAISLLISKTYHRAVSGGTGSAKAAGNYAASLRAGIAAKEKGAAQVLYLDSTNQRIEEAGAMNHFHVLKDGSIIIPEFTDTILKSITSQSVLALGELLGCNIRQETVYLDKFIADIESGDIVEAGGFGTAAVVSAVGHYIFEDGTKLKVGNGEVGPTTHKLYALYSAIQTGQHPDELAWLKQVPHRLA, via the coding sequence GTGGAAATTAAATACCAACTAAAATCGCTGTCACAAAGACGAAGTGAACCTTTTACCCCAGAAGATAATATTGGCTTTGGGCGTATTCGTACCGACCACATGTTTTTAATGGATTATGATAATGGCCAGTGGTTAAACCCACGTATTATTCCTTATGGCCCATTACCAATTTCACCTGGAGCCATGGCTCTGCATTATGGCCAAGCCATTTTTGAAGGGGCTAAAGCTTTTTTGCATAGCGATGAAGAAATTTATACGTTTCGGTTAGATAAAAATACTGAACGCTTAAATGAATCAGCAAAAATAATGTGTATGCCAGAAGTACCAAAAGAGATGCAGATGCAAGCAATTGAAGCATTGATTGATGTTGAGCGTTTGTGGTTTCCACGCCAAACTGGCGCATGTTTATATATCCGCCCTTTTTTGTTTGCAACAGAAGATAATATCTCGGTTCGCAGCAGCCAAAACTATACCTTTTGTGTGATGTTAAGCCCAAGTGGAGCTTATTACCCAGAAGGTAACAACAATGCGATTTCATTATTAATTTCAAAAACCTATCATCGTGCTGTTTCAGGTGGTACTGGCAGTGCAAAAGCCGCTGGTAATTACGCAGCGTCTTTGCGTGCTGGTATTGCCGCAAAAGAAAAAGGCGCAGCGCAAGTGCTGTATCTTGATTCAACCAATCAGCGTATTGAAGAAGCTGGCGCAATGAATCACTTTCACGTATTAAAAGATGGCAGCATCATTATCCCAGAATTTACCGATACAATTTTAAAATCAATCACATCTCAGTCTGTATTAGCGTTAGGTGAATTGCTTGGTTGTAATATTCGCCAAGAAACGGTTTACCTTGATAAGTTTATTGCTGATATTGAATCAGGTGACATTGTTGAAGCGGGCGGTTTTGGCACTGCTGCTGTAGTTTCGGCTGTGGGTCACTATATTTTTGAAGATGGCACTAAGCTAAAAGTGGGTAATGGTGAAGTGGGCCCGACAACACACAAGTTATATGCTTTATATTCTGCTATTCAAACAGGACAACACCCCGATGAACTTGCTTGGTTAAAACAAGTGCCCCATCGCCTTGCATAA
- a CDS encoding DUF2798 domain-containing protein, whose amino-acid sequence MIDRKHHKIVFSFFMSLLMSCIMSLVISIFNVGLVSNIIFIWLKAWAFAFTVAFSTILLVSPLVHKLVSLVLKEDNNHA is encoded by the coding sequence ATGATAGACCGCAAGCATCATAAAATTGTATTTTCGTTTTTTATGTCGTTACTTATGTCATGCATTATGTCGCTGGTTATCAGTATCTTTAATGTGGGCTTAGTCAGTAATATTATTTTTATTTGGCTAAAAGCGTGGGCATTTGCGTTCACCGTGGCATTTTCAACCATTTTACTTGTGTCACCATTGGTGCATAAGCTAGTTAGTTTAGTGCTTAAAGAAGATAACAATCATGCTTAG
- the bioA gene encoding adenosylmethionine--8-amino-7-oxononanoate transaminase, protein MNNKQPIDIEFDKNHIWHPYTSMTKPLPVYPVSHAEENFIYLQSGEKLTDGMASWWSAIHGYNHPRLNEAVTKQLAKMSHIMFGGLTHEPAVELCKLLVAMTPEPLQKVFLADSGSVSVEVAIKMALQYWLSQGVKGKSKLMTPNKGYHGDTFAAMSVCDPVNSMHSMYQGFLPQHVFVPAPQSGFFEHFDENEAHTLRDYFVRHHHEVAAFIVEPIVQNAGGMNFYHPDYLKTVRTLCDEFNILLICDEIATGFGRTGTLFAVEHANINPDIMCIGKALTGGYMTLSATLTTNKIAIGISEGEAGVLMHGPTFMGNPLACAVACASIELLQANNWQNQVAVLNKTLNDSLLPCQALESVINVRVLGAIGVVEVSHCVDVALIQQRFIEYGVWIRPFGRLIYLMPPYISTPDDIKQLGQAIFDVLTQYPEVLKRE, encoded by the coding sequence ATGAACAATAAACAACCAATTGATATTGAATTTGATAAAAATCACATTTGGCACCCATATACCTCAATGACAAAGCCCTTGCCGGTGTACCCCGTTAGCCATGCAGAAGAAAATTTTATTTACCTCCAAAGCGGTGAAAAACTCACAGATGGTATGGCCTCATGGTGGAGCGCAATCCATGGCTATAATCACCCTCGTTTAAATGAAGCGGTAACCAAGCAACTGGCTAAAATGAGCCATATCATGTTTGGTGGTTTAACCCACGAGCCCGCTGTTGAACTTTGCAAATTGCTGGTTGCCATGACACCTGAGCCATTACAAAAAGTATTTTTAGCTGATAGTGGCTCTGTTAGTGTTGAAGTAGCGATAAAAATGGCGTTGCAGTATTGGCTCAGCCAAGGGGTAAAAGGCAAAAGTAAACTGATGACTCCAAATAAGGGCTATCATGGCGATACGTTTGCAGCAATGAGCGTATGCGACCCAGTAAACTCAATGCACAGTATGTATCAAGGCTTTTTACCTCAGCATGTGTTTGTGCCCGCACCACAAAGTGGCTTTTTTGAACACTTTGATGAAAATGAAGCGCACACTTTGCGTGACTACTTTGTTCGCCATCATCATGAAGTCGCTGCGTTTATTGTAGAGCCTATTGTACAAAACGCAGGGGGAATGAATTTCTATCACCCTGATTATTTAAAAACTGTCAGAACGCTCTGTGATGAGTTTAATATTTTATTGATTTGTGATGAAATTGCCACTGGCTTTGGCCGTACCGGCACGTTGTTTGCGGTTGAGCATGCCAATATTAACCCAGATATTATGTGCATTGGCAAAGCGTTAACCGGTGGTTACATGACGCTTTCTGCCACTCTGACCACCAACAAAATTGCCATAGGGATCAGTGAAGGCGAAGCTGGCGTATTGATGCATGGCCCAACTTTTATGGGCAATCCCCTAGCCTGTGCCGTAGCGTGCGCCAGTATTGAATTATTACAAGCGAACAATTGGCAAAACCAAGTGGCCGTGTTAAATAAAACATTAAATGACTCATTATTACCATGCCAAGCCCTTGAAAGTGTGATTAATGTAAGAGTATTGGGCGCTATTGGGGTCGTAGAAGTTAGCCATTGTGTGGATGTTGCGCTAATACAACAACGCTTTATTGAATATGGTGTTTGGATCAGGCCTTTTGGCCGTTTAATTTACCTTATGCCGCCGTATATCAGTACCCCTGACGACATAAAACAATTAGGACAAGCCATTTTTGACGTGTTGACACAATATCCTGAGGTCTTAAAACGCGAATAA
- a CDS encoding AAA family ATPase: MKQVFILRGLPGSGKSYYAQQLCQELVNGDEDQFLICSTDDYFYQDDGYHFDKFKLPEYHSLNLSRFVRALGQEVPLVIVDNTNIKKWEFLPYLEVAHALGYQVKEVIVGDIKDKSMQHLYSQRNSHNVALKTISKMAYMFEW, translated from the coding sequence ATGAAACAAGTTTTTATATTACGAGGCTTACCTGGCAGTGGTAAGAGCTATTATGCACAGCAATTGTGCCAAGAGCTGGTTAATGGTGACGAAGACCAATTTTTGATTTGTTCTACCGATGATTATTTCTATCAAGATGATGGCTATCATTTTGATAAGTTTAAATTGCCTGAATACCACAGTTTAAATTTATCACGCTTTGTTAGAGCCCTTGGTCAAGAAGTCCCTTTGGTGATTGTTGATAATACCAATATTAAAAAATGGGAGTTTTTACCTTATCTTGAAGTAGCCCATGCTTTAGGTTACCAAGTGAAAGAAGTGATTGTTGGCGATATTAAAGACAAGTCCATGCAGCATTTGTACAGCCAGCGCAATAGTCACAATGTAGCGCTTAAAACCATTAGTAAAATGGCTTATATGTTTGAATGGTAA
- the asnS gene encoding asparagine--tRNA ligase, giving the protein MSHSAIAQLLKGAVAVDSQVTVKGWIRTRRDSKAGISFLAVHDGSCFDPIQAVVPNSLNNYNDVTTLTAGCSVEVTGKLVRSEGQGQSFEIQADEVNIVGMVENPDTYPMAAKRHSIEYLREHAHLRPRTNMIGAVTRVRNCLAQAIHRFYHERGFLWISTPIITASDCEGAGEMFRVSTLDMQNLPRDDKGNVDYSEDFFGKEAFLTVSGQLNGETYCSAMSNIYTFGPTFRAENSNTSRHLAEFWMVEPEVAFADLNDIAKLAEDMLKYVFSAVLAERRDDMEFFAERVEKTAISRLESFVEKDFAQVDYTDAIEILKNCGKKFEFAVEWGVDLQSEHERYLAEVHFEAPVVIKNYPKDIKAFYMRQNEDGKTVAAMDVVAPGIGEIIGGSQREERLDILDARLEEMGLNKDDYSWYRDLRKYGTVPHSGFGLGFERLVAYVTGMGNVRDVIAFPRTKGSATY; this is encoded by the coding sequence ATGAGCCATTCAGCAATAGCACAGCTATTAAAAGGCGCAGTTGCAGTCGATAGTCAGGTTACAGTTAAAGGCTGGATCCGCACGCGTCGCGACTCAAAAGCAGGTATTTCTTTCTTAGCCGTTCATGACGGTTCTTGTTTTGATCCTATTCAAGCTGTAGTGCCTAATTCACTTAATAATTATAATGACGTTACCACGTTAACTGCGGGTTGTTCAGTCGAAGTAACTGGCAAACTTGTTCGTTCTGAAGGTCAAGGTCAATCCTTTGAAATCCAAGCTGACGAAGTAAACATCGTTGGTATGGTTGAAAATCCAGATACCTACCCAATGGCTGCAAAACGTCATAGCATTGAATATTTACGTGAGCACGCCCATTTACGCCCACGCACAAACATGATTGGTGCCGTAACCCGTGTACGTAACTGTTTAGCACAAGCAATTCACCGTTTTTATCATGAGCGTGGTTTTTTATGGATCAGCACCCCCATCATCACAGCCAGTGACTGTGAAGGTGCCGGTGAAATGTTCCGCGTATCAACCTTAGATATGCAAAACTTACCACGCGACGATAAAGGTAATGTTGATTACAGTGAAGATTTTTTCGGTAAAGAAGCATTTTTAACGGTATCAGGTCAGTTAAATGGCGAAACGTACTGTTCTGCGATGTCGAACATTTATACTTTTGGCCCAACATTCCGTGCCGAGAACTCAAATACTTCTCGTCACCTTGCTGAGTTTTGGATGGTTGAACCTGAAGTTGCTTTTGCAGACTTAAACGATATCGCAAAATTAGCCGAAGACATGCTGAAATACGTTTTCTCTGCCGTGCTTGCTGAGCGCCGTGATGACATGGAGTTTTTTGCTGAGCGCGTTGAAAAAACAGCTATATCACGTTTAGAAAGCTTTGTTGAAAAAGACTTTGCACAAGTAGATTACACCGATGCTATCGAAATCCTTAAAAACTGCGGTAAGAAATTTGAATTCGCTGTTGAATGGGGTGTCGATTTACAATCTGAGCACGAACGTTACTTAGCAGAAGTGCACTTTGAAGCACCTGTAGTCATTAAAAACTATCCAAAAGACATCAAAGCATTTTACATGCGTCAAAATGAAGATGGAAAAACAGTCGCGGCAATGGATGTTGTTGCACCTGGCATTGGTGAAATCATTGGTGGTTCACAACGCGAAGAACGTTTAGATATTCTAGATGCGCGTTTAGAAGAAATGGGCTTAAACAAAGACGATTATTCTTGGTATCGTGATTTGCGTAAATACGGCACAGTACCGCATTCAGGTTTTGGCCTAGGATTTGAGCGTTTAGTCGCCTATGTAACCGGTATGGGTAACGTACGAGATGTAATTGCGTTTCCTCGCACCAAAGGCAGCGCAACGTACTAA
- a CDS encoding methyltransferase domain-containing protein — MTANLEHTTHFKRLTADKFSKAALQYQEFALVQQQSADYLISQISPRSNAICLDLGAGPGVNSRALKKLFTRVIALDLSEHMLAQIPASLVDFKCCADMDALPFQPNSFDAVFSNFASQWSQDFATLLSQLHQMLKPGGRVYLTNVLAGSLAEIAQAWQAIDNQKHINSFISYDEFKDIADHSSFKVIELHSKLHQQGFATALEAFKSIKAIGANTKMAHQPTGLLGKKAFQTVLSAYPHQQGEFYVSYYVGYMVLEK; from the coding sequence ATGACTGCTAATTTAGAACACACTACGCATTTTAAACGTTTAACTGCCGATAAATTTTCAAAAGCGGCGTTGCAATATCAAGAGTTTGCATTAGTTCAACAGCAAAGCGCAGATTATTTAATTTCACAGATCAGCCCAAGATCAAATGCGATCTGTCTTGATCTCGGTGCAGGCCCTGGCGTAAATAGCCGCGCATTAAAAAAATTATTTACTCGCGTTATCGCCTTAGACTTAAGTGAACACATGTTGGCTCAAATACCTGCTTCGCTGGTGGATTTTAAATGTTGTGCTGATATGGATGCATTACCTTTTCAGCCAAATAGTTTTGATGCGGTGTTTAGTAATTTTGCCAGCCAATGGTCGCAAGATTTTGCTACTTTATTGTCTCAATTACATCAAATGCTAAAACCAGGCGGTCGGGTGTATTTGACTAATGTTTTGGCAGGTTCGTTAGCTGAGATTGCACAAGCATGGCAAGCAATTGATAATCAAAAACATATTAATAGTTTTATTTCATATGACGAGTTTAAAGATATTGCCGATCACAGTAGTTTTAAAGTAATTGAGCTACACAGTAAACTTCATCAACAAGGTTTTGCAACTGCTTTAGAGGCATTTAAATCAATTAAAGCCATTGGTGCTAATACAAAAATGGCCCATCAACCGACCGGTTTATTAGGCAAAAAAGCCTTTCAAACGGTTTTATCTGCTTATCCACACCAACAAGGCGAATTTTATGTCAGCTATTATGTTGGTTACATGGTACTAGAAAAATGA
- a CDS encoding STAS/SEC14 domain-containing protein, with translation MAKLTHGLNIGLERHGETIFLSLKIIGTLSHEDYTRIIPIIESAICNLKHPQVNVLIDADELTGLELRAAWDDLKIGLKHNNDFGKIAIYGHKKLQAIMVKMTSWFISGEAKYFEDKTAALNWLFD, from the coding sequence ATGGCTAAACTTACACACGGATTAAATATCGGCTTAGAACGCCACGGCGAAACAATTTTTTTATCATTAAAAATTATTGGCACTCTTAGCCACGAAGATTACACCCGCATTATTCCCATTATCGAAAGCGCAATTTGTAATTTAAAGCACCCTCAGGTCAATGTACTGATTGATGCCGATGAACTCACAGGTTTGGAACTACGTGCTGCCTGGGACGATTTAAAGATTGGGCTTAAACATAATAATGATTTTGGTAAAATTGCGATTTACGGTCATAAAAAATTGCAAGCAATCATGGTCAAAATGACTAGTTGGTTTATTAGTGGCGAAGCAAAATACTTTGAAGACAAAACGGCCGCTCTTAATTGGCTGTTTGATTAG
- the htpX gene encoding protease HtpX, which yields MKRIVLFLITNLAVMLVLGIVLSILMSVFGIDNRSLGGILMVATVFGFGGSFISLYMSKWMAKKSTGAHVIEQPRNETEKWLVDTVAAQAKKANIKMPEVAIYDSPEMNAFATGPSKNNSLVAVSTGLLRSMSADEAEAVLAHEVSHIANGDMVTLTLIQGVVNTFVIFISKVLAGIVDNFLNSNSEEENSGPSWTYFIFDMIFQIVFGILASVVVAYFSRKREFAADKGAADLVGAHKMRAALERLQANHPSQLQGSMMAFGIASGKGLADFFSSHPPLEERINALR from the coding sequence ATGAAACGTATTGTATTGTTTTTAATTACCAACTTAGCCGTAATGCTTGTGCTAGGTATTGTATTGTCGATTTTGATGAGCGTGTTTGGCATCGATAATCGTAGTCTGGGTGGTATCTTAATGGTGGCTACTGTATTTGGTTTTGGTGGCTCATTTATTTCATTATATATGTCCAAATGGATGGCCAAAAAATCAACTGGTGCACATGTGATTGAGCAACCTCGTAACGAAACTGAAAAATGGTTAGTTGATACCGTGGCTGCGCAAGCAAAAAAAGCGAATATCAAGATGCCTGAAGTCGCAATTTACGACAGCCCAGAAATGAATGCATTTGCCACAGGCCCAAGTAAAAATAATTCATTAGTTGCTGTTAGTACTGGTTTATTGCGTAGTATGAGTGCAGATGAAGCCGAAGCGGTTCTCGCTCATGAGGTTTCACATATTGCTAATGGTGACATGGTAACCTTAACGCTTATTCAAGGCGTGGTGAATACCTTTGTTATCTTTATCTCTAAGGTACTTGCTGGGATTGTTGATAACTTCTTAAACAGTAATTCTGAAGAAGAAAATAGCGGCCCATCGTGGACGTATTTTATCTTTGATATGATTTTCCAAATTGTGTTTGGTATTTTAGCTTCTGTGGTGGTTGCATACTTTAGCCGTAAACGTGAGTTTGCAGCAGATAAAGGCGCTGCAGATTTAGTTGGTGCCCATAAGATGCGTGCGGCGCTTGAGCGTTTACAAGCTAATCATCCGTCACAATTACAAGGTTCAATGATGGCGTTTGGTATTGCCTCAGGTAAAGGTTTGGCTGATTTCTTTTCATCACATCCGCCACTTGAAGAGCGTATTAACGCGCTACGCTAA
- the bioD gene encoding dethiobiotin synthase: MKSFFITGTDTEVGKTHISSLLLKLIGQYKHRALGFKPIAAGAELAFDQLVNEDALTLIESSNVNVPYALVNPFVFAEPIAPHIAAKLNHAALNVLGLSAAYRAIKAVEADYLLVEGAGGWALPINDEEYLYDFVVKENLPVILVVGMKLGCLNHALLTAAHMQQLGVNCIGWIANHVDSTMLMQQENIQSLKQRLPMPLLAIAPFNKEKPTLQIHDSLITQLALKS, from the coding sequence ATGAAATCTTTTTTTATCACAGGCACCGATACTGAGGTCGGTAAAACCCATATCAGCAGTTTATTACTCAAATTAATTGGCCAATATAAGCACAGAGCATTAGGTTTTAAACCGATTGCAGCAGGTGCGGAATTAGCGTTTGATCAGCTGGTTAATGAAGATGCTTTGACATTAATTGAAAGTAGCAACGTTAATGTACCGTATGCCTTAGTGAATCCGTTTGTATTTGCCGAGCCAATAGCCCCGCACATCGCGGCAAAACTTAATCATGCTGCTTTAAATGTATTGGGCTTAAGTGCCGCATATCGAGCGATTAAAGCTGTCGAAGCTGATTATTTATTGGTGGAAGGCGCTGGTGGCTGGGCGCTGCCTATTAACGATGAAGAATATTTATATGATTTTGTTGTTAAAGAAAATTTACCCGTTATTTTAGTGGTTGGAATGAAATTGGGTTGCTTAAATCATGCGTTGTTAACTGCCGCTCATATGCAGCAACTGGGCGTCAATTGCATTGGTTGGATTGCCAATCATGTTGATTCGACTATGTTGATGCAGCAAGAAAACATTCAAAGCCTAAAACAGCGTTTGCCAATGCCTTTGTTGGCAATTGCGCCTTTTAATAAAGAAAAACCAACCTTACAAATTCATGACAGTTTAATTACGCAGTTAGCTTTAAAAAGCTAA